Proteins from one Terriglobus tenax genomic window:
- a CDS encoding lytic transglycosylase domain-containing protein: MLFRALSLCLLSATAFAAEHITLRNGFTLDCVRREIAETGRVRLFTSEQSYIEVEPNAIVQAEFFEPAAPSIPAEKTPVTNNIQPTAAELRQILTTAGAAHRVDADLLAAVVRAESNNRPTAVSRAGAQGLMQLMPGTARELGVQDSFRPSDNVNGGSAYLDTLLTRYHDNMAMALAAYNAGPGAVDRYHGIPPYRETRAYVARVIREFNRRKLEAQNNITAQAQ, encoded by the coding sequence GTGTTGTTCCGCGCCCTAAGTCTCTGTCTGCTCAGCGCAACGGCCTTTGCCGCCGAGCACATCACCCTGCGTAATGGCTTCACGCTGGACTGTGTCCGCCGCGAGATCGCGGAGACCGGCCGCGTGCGCCTGTTCACCAGCGAGCAGAGCTATATCGAGGTCGAGCCCAATGCCATTGTCCAGGCTGAGTTCTTCGAGCCCGCGGCACCGTCTATTCCTGCTGAGAAGACACCGGTGACCAACAATATCCAACCCACCGCCGCCGAGCTGCGGCAGATTCTAACGACTGCAGGCGCGGCGCACCGTGTGGACGCCGACCTGCTTGCCGCCGTTGTCCGCGCCGAAAGCAACAACCGGCCAACGGCGGTCTCCCGCGCCGGAGCGCAGGGGCTGATGCAGCTGATGCCCGGCACCGCGCGCGAACTGGGCGTGCAGGACAGCTTCCGCCCCAGCGACAACGTCAACGGCGGTTCCGCCTACCTGGACACCCTGTTGACCCGCTACCACGACAACATGGCGATGGCCCTGGCCGCCTACAACGCCGGCCCCGGCGCCGTGGACCGCTACCACGGCATACCTCCCTATCGTGAGACACGTGCCTACGTGGCAAGAGTCATCCGCGAGTTCAACCGGCGCAAGCTGGAAGCCCAGAACAACATCACGGCGCAGGCTCAATGA
- a CDS encoding ZIP family metal transporter produces MSPLALSIALGTLAGLADFLGGLLLVRRSPTTRSLRYFVALGSGFMLAAAVLEMLPESLVLAPKWAPLLVLVGYCGVHLIEHTITPHFHFGEETHHHEFIARYKSYSVLMGLAVHTLFDGVAIASGFIISHWLGYIVFLAVFLHKLPEGFTVASVMLASGQSRKTALNSALLLGLATLAGVLLINIFPSWVHIGLPVSAGVTIYVAATDLVPEVNREPGIRMALVFFAGVAVFFLLRTLAS; encoded by the coding sequence ATGTCTCCTCTCGCCCTCAGTATTGCCCTTGGAACCCTTGCCGGTCTCGCCGACTTTCTCGGCGGCCTTCTGCTGGTGCGCCGGTCGCCCACCACGCGTTCGCTGCGCTATTTTGTCGCGCTCGGCTCCGGCTTCATGCTGGCCGCCGCTGTCCTGGAGATGCTGCCGGAAAGCCTGGTGCTGGCCCCCAAGTGGGCTCCATTGCTTGTGCTGGTCGGCTACTGCGGTGTTCACCTGATTGAGCACACCATTACGCCGCACTTCCACTTCGGCGAAGAGACCCATCACCACGAGTTCATTGCGCGCTACAAGTCCTACTCCGTGCTGATGGGACTGGCCGTACACACGCTGTTCGACGGCGTGGCCATCGCCTCCGGCTTCATCATCTCGCACTGGCTCGGATACATCGTCTTCCTGGCGGTCTTCCTGCACAAGCTGCCGGAAGGCTTCACGGTCGCCTCCGTCATGCTGGCCAGCGGACAGTCCCGCAAAACCGCACTGAACTCCGCGTTGCTGCTGGGTCTGGCGACGCTTGCCGGCGTCCTGCTGATCAACATCTTCCCCTCGTGGGTGCATATCGGCCTGCCGGTCTCAGCCGGTGTCACCATCTACGTTGCCGCCACCGACCTGGTGCCGGAGGTCAACCGCGAGCCCGGCATCCGTATGGCCCTGGTCTTTTTTGCCGGGGTAGCCGTCTTCTTCCTGCTGCGGACCCTGGCTAGTTGA
- a CDS encoding DUF4149 domain-containing protein encodes MVAFLRSLRLLSLIAWMGGIVFFGAIAAPAIFSPQVLELTHGSTHIPGIIVGLSLTRLHWVGLGCGIVLILTTVLLYQRSGRNRMQMYAIVALTALMLCLTLYIGFHVMPLMEHDRELVGGDFTNLPLTNPERADFDRKHELSTRLEQIVLLCALGVTLAVATEDLPKAV; translated from the coding sequence ATGGTTGCGTTTCTGCGCTCGCTGCGTCTGCTCTCGCTTATCGCCTGGATGGGCGGCATCGTCTTCTTTGGCGCCATCGCCGCCCCGGCCATCTTTTCGCCGCAGGTCCTGGAACTGACGCACGGCAGCACGCACATCCCCGGCATCATTGTGGGTTTGAGCCTGACGCGCCTGCACTGGGTGGGTCTGGGTTGCGGCATCGTCCTGATCCTGACGACTGTCCTGCTCTACCAGCGCAGCGGCCGCAACCGGATGCAGATGTATGCCATCGTGGCGCTCACCGCCCTGATGCTGTGCCTGACCCTGTACATTGGCTTCCACGTCATGCCGCTGATGGAGCATGACCGTGAACTGGTAGGGGGCGACTTCACCAACCTGCCGCTCACCAATCCCGAGCGCGCCGACTTTGACCGCAAGCACGAACTTTCCACCCGGCTGGAGCAGATTGTTCTGCTCTGCGCCCTTGGCGTTACCCTTGCCGTAGCCACCGAGGACCTGCCAAAAGCCGTTTAG
- a CDS encoding zinc metalloprotease HtpX, with product MNTLKTAALLTSLTLLMMFVGEYFGGQNGMVLAFALAAVMNFVSYFYSDKIALAMNRAQPTTREQLPRVYSLVEQLTYKQGLPMPKIYLLPTPSANAFATGRNPKHASVAVTAGILDLLDDEELEGVLAHELGHVRNRDILTSSIAATLAGAITMLAHMGRFAMMFGGYGGRDDRDRNGGGIGALFMLILAPIAAMLIQLAVSRSREYAADASAAQMTGDPHALARALQKIDASARRLPMDASPSTAHLFISAPRLRASDLAGLFSTHPPMEKRIQRLIGRESL from the coding sequence ATGAATACTTTGAAGACTGCCGCCCTGCTCACCTCCCTGACCCTGTTGATGATGTTTGTCGGCGAGTACTTCGGCGGACAGAACGGAATGGTGCTGGCCTTTGCGCTGGCCGCCGTCATGAACTTTGTCAGCTACTTCTATTCGGACAAGATTGCGCTGGCCATGAACCGCGCCCAGCCCACCACGCGCGAGCAGCTTCCGCGCGTCTACTCGCTGGTGGAGCAACTGACCTACAAGCAGGGGCTGCCGATGCCGAAGATCTACCTGCTGCCCACGCCGTCGGCCAACGCCTTTGCCACCGGTCGCAACCCGAAACATGCGTCGGTGGCCGTGACGGCCGGCATCCTGGACCTTCTGGACGACGAGGAGCTGGAAGGCGTTCTGGCACACGAGTTGGGCCACGTCCGCAACCGCGACATCCTGACCAGCTCCATCGCCGCCACGCTGGCCGGAGCGATCACCATGCTGGCCCACATGGGCCGCTTCGCCATGATGTTTGGGGGCTATGGCGGACGCGACGACCGTGACCGCAACGGCGGCGGCATCGGAGCGCTGTTCATGCTGATTCTCGCGCCCATTGCCGCCATGCTTATCCAGCTGGCGGTCTCGCGTTCCCGTGAGTATGCCGCGGATGCCTCTGCCGCGCAGATGACCGGGGACCCGCATGCCCTGGCCCGCGCTCTGCAGAAGATTGATGCCTCCGCCCGCCGTCTGCCGATGGACGCCTCGCCCTCCACGGCGCACCTGTTCATCTCCGCTCCCCGGCTGCGCGCCAGCGACCTGGCGGGGCTGTTCAGCACGCATCCGCCCATGGAAAAGCGGATTCAGCGCCTGATTGGCCGCGAAAGTCTCTAA
- a CDS encoding metallophosphoesterase — MDTQNLNRRRFLRQSFAFSAAALWASRNGLAATPKIDHDAAELLMLGDWGYLDPAAQKVVAKGMADYTLKEKLKPQALLMLGDNWYEALEGGVDSDRWRTGFEEMYPRSVFDCTAYALLGNHDYQYFPESKVDAELAYAKKGHSRWTMPAKWYSFEFPKKNPLITFIALDSNMPHPIAPNKDGSRNRNFTLTEAERVEQLSWLENELKKKRTTPFTIVIAHHPVYSDGPHGDHAMLIRDWDPLFKQYGVHAYFAGHDHDLQHLEFEGHPTTHFLSGGGGADLYDLKVNQSDRGPYAQKVHGFSRLSVTKKKLTLQHLDGDGRLLHAIEKTPEGKMTVLG, encoded by the coding sequence ATGGATACCCAGAACCTGAATCGCCGCCGCTTTCTGCGGCAGAGCTTTGCCTTCAGTGCGGCTGCGCTGTGGGCCTCCCGCAATGGTCTAGCCGCCACGCCGAAGATCGACCACGATGCCGCCGAACTTCTGATGCTCGGCGATTGGGGATATCTGGACCCTGCCGCGCAGAAGGTCGTAGCCAAGGGAATGGCGGATTACACGCTGAAGGAAAAGCTGAAGCCGCAGGCTCTGCTGATGCTGGGCGACAACTGGTATGAAGCGCTGGAAGGCGGCGTGGACTCGGACCGCTGGCGCACTGGCTTTGAGGAGATGTATCCCAGGAGCGTTTTCGACTGCACCGCCTATGCGCTGCTGGGCAACCACGACTACCAGTACTTCCCGGAGAGCAAGGTCGACGCCGAGCTTGCCTATGCGAAGAAGGGCCATAGCCGCTGGACGATGCCCGCCAAGTGGTACAGCTTCGAGTTCCCGAAGAAGAATCCGCTGATCACCTTCATCGCCCTGGACAGCAACATGCCGCATCCTATTGCGCCGAACAAGGATGGCTCACGCAACCGCAACTTTACGCTGACCGAAGCCGAACGCGTGGAGCAGTTGTCATGGCTGGAAAATGAGCTGAAGAAGAAGCGCACCACGCCCTTCACCATCGTGATTGCGCATCACCCGGTCTACTCCGATGGACCGCATGGCGATCACGCGATGCTGATCCGCGACTGGGACCCGTTGTTCAAGCAGTACGGCGTCCATGCCTACTTCGCCGGACATGATCATGACCTGCAGCACCTGGAGTTCGAGGGGCATCCGACGACCCACTTCCTGTCAGGTGGCGGCGGAGCGGACCTGTACGACCTGAAGGTCAACCAGTCGGACCGTGGACCGTATGCGCAGAAGGTGCACGGCTTCAGCCGGTTGTCGGTCACGAAGAAGAAGCTGACGCTGCAACATCTGGATGGCGACGGACGCCTGCTGCACGCCATTGAGAAGACGCCCGAGGGCAAGATGACTGTGCTGGGATAG
- a CDS encoding carboxypeptidase-like regulatory domain-containing protein has translation MTSTNFLRLSASLLLAVPVFAVAQGTITGTVINKTTGKPAAGDEITLIRLQQGMQESTKTKTDAKGNFTLQVPDPGIHLVRATHDKTPYFRPAPPGTESVELEVYDAAPKVSGITWEADVMRLQTDESGKRLRVVENFFVKNESSPAKTQFSDRPFDFWLPTDATISGSAALGPGGMPVQSSPMPLEEKGHYAFVFPIRPGETRFQVSYEVPYNGSVTLSPRPTMKTGTIALMMPKSFEFEATGAPYNQVEELNAQTYVARDIAPGAKLGFTVSGTGQLPRDTAQTGADGQPTAGPAAGGEQPAMGGGSAATDTKPGGGLGTPIDTPDPLTKYKWWILSGLALLLAIAAGFFLSGKPNQTPVAAAPATPSAPPLLQTLKDELFALETDRATGKLSEADYLEQKAALETVLKRALNRS, from the coding sequence GTGACTTCCACTAATTTCCTGCGCCTCAGCGCCTCCCTGCTTCTCGCCGTCCCTGTCTTCGCCGTCGCCCAGGGAACCATTACCGGCACCGTCATCAACAAGACCACCGGCAAGCCCGCGGCCGGCGATGAGATCACGCTGATCCGCCTGCAGCAGGGCATGCAGGAGTCCACCAAGACCAAGACTGACGCCAAGGGCAACTTCACCCTGCAGGTACCGGACCCCGGCATCCACCTGGTACGCGCCACCCACGACAAGACCCCATACTTCCGCCCGGCGCCTCCGGGAACCGAGTCCGTGGAGCTGGAGGTCTACGACGCCGCTCCCAAGGTGAGCGGCATTACGTGGGAGGCCGACGTGATGCGTCTGCAGACCGATGAGAGCGGCAAGCGCCTGCGCGTGGTCGAGAACTTCTTCGTCAAGAACGAGTCGAGCCCGGCCAAGACGCAGTTCTCTGACCGCCCTTTCGACTTCTGGCTGCCCACGGACGCCACCATCTCCGGCTCGGCCGCGCTTGGCCCTGGCGGAATGCCGGTGCAGTCCTCTCCCATGCCGCTGGAGGAGAAGGGGCACTACGCCTTCGTCTTCCCCATCCGTCCCGGTGAGACGCGCTTCCAGGTCTCCTACGAGGTGCCGTACAACGGTTCCGTTACCCTGAGCCCGCGTCCGACGATGAAGACCGGCACCATCGCTCTGATGATGCCGAAGTCTTTCGAGTTTGAAGCCACAGGCGCGCCCTACAACCAGGTGGAAGAATTGAACGCACAGACTTATGTGGCCCGCGACATCGCGCCGGGCGCAAAGCTGGGCTTCACCGTCTCCGGCACCGGCCAGCTCCCGCGCGACACAGCCCAGACCGGCGCGGACGGCCAGCCCACCGCAGGCCCCGCTGCCGGCGGCGAACAGCCGGCCATGGGCGGCGGTTCCGCTGCCACCGACACCAAGCCCGGCGGCGGCCTGGGCACGCCGATCGACACCCCCGACCCGCTGACCAAGTACAAGTGGTGGATTCTGAGCGGCCTCGCGCTGCTGCTGGCCATCGCCGCGGGCTTCTTCCTGAGCGGCAAGCCCAACCAGACGCCGGTCGCGGCAGCGCCTGCTACGCCTTCGGCTCCGCCGTTGCTGCAGACCCTTAAGGACGAGCTTTTCGCCCTGGAAACCGACCGTGCGACAGGTAAGCTCTCCGAGGCCGACTACCTGGAGCAGAAGGCGGCTCTCGAAACCGTGCTGAAACGCGCTCTGAACCGCTCTTAA
- a CDS encoding penicillin acylase family protein — MSLRRIALLVVSSLLSSPLLAAGHEAPAPPKYTPQKGTEILWDKWGVPHIYAKSTPDMFYAYGWAQTAAHGNLLLTVYGNSRGRASEYWGAKGTPVDAAENNIANDTWVWTNSIPQRGEEWLAAQTREFRKYLDAFAAGINAYAAAHADKLSEEAKRVLPVTTLDVITHEEKFVNFTFVASPRLAQPRGGAAATEAALDPRMAPFTYNPDAPNLDMEDGSNGWAIAPSHSASGKAMLLMNPHLAWAGQQTYFQVHLTAPGIDLSGATQIGLPVLRFSFSPYNAITNTVNTNDSTDLFKIVPKDDGYLYDGKVLPFKTETHTFKIRQADGSFKDQELTIKSTVHGPIIRTDNGSPIAIRVAGLDKPYMLDQYWHMDTAHTFAEYETQLKRLQLPMYNVIYADRDGHIMYFFASNLPKRSEGNFSFWSGTVPGDQSKYLWTEVLPYEKLPKVIDPPSGYVQNSNEPPWDAAWPTMINPADYPAYVAPSWPHFRSDRALRMLSEDKKISFDMLLSKKLSTHMELADRMLPELLEAVNQYGTDKAKKAAELLKSWDRNAEANSKAALLFYVWAQKFTNTALTVSTAAGSKNFAVPYKMDEPLTTPRGLKDPKYAAQLLDEAVDETTKTYGAVDRPWGEVMRFQINGQSDGNTAAERGAPIDGVDLPGNGGYGNLGIFRVITFGPMKDGVKTPVHGDTIVMAVEFTSKPHAKVFVSYGNCSQPGCKHHTDQLPLMRDKQWRDLWLSRKDIEANLEVRDTLK; from the coding sequence GTGAGTCTGCGCCGCATTGCTTTGCTGGTCGTGTCTTCGCTCCTCTCCTCACCTCTGCTGGCCGCCGGCCATGAGGCGCCGGCCCCGCCGAAGTACACCCCTCAAAAAGGGACTGAGATTCTGTGGGACAAGTGGGGCGTTCCCCACATCTATGCGAAGTCCACGCCGGATATGTTCTATGCCTATGGATGGGCACAGACCGCTGCCCACGGCAACCTGCTGCTGACCGTCTACGGCAACTCACGAGGCCGTGCCAGCGAGTACTGGGGAGCCAAAGGCACGCCGGTGGATGCGGCCGAAAACAACATTGCCAACGACACATGGGTCTGGACCAACTCCATTCCACAACGTGGCGAAGAATGGCTGGCAGCGCAGACACGGGAGTTCCGCAAGTACCTGGACGCCTTTGCCGCCGGCATCAACGCGTATGCCGCAGCCCATGCTGACAAACTGAGCGAAGAAGCAAAGCGCGTATTGCCCGTCACGACACTCGACGTCATCACGCACGAAGAAAAGTTCGTCAACTTCACCTTCGTGGCCAGCCCCCGGCTTGCACAGCCACGCGGTGGAGCAGCCGCCACGGAAGCCGCCCTTGATCCGCGCATGGCGCCGTTCACCTATAACCCGGACGCTCCGAACCTGGACATGGAAGATGGTTCCAACGGATGGGCCATCGCTCCCTCGCATTCGGCCAGCGGCAAAGCCATGCTGTTGATGAATCCGCACCTTGCCTGGGCCGGCCAGCAGACCTACTTCCAGGTGCACCTGACAGCTCCGGGGATCGACCTTTCCGGAGCAACGCAGATCGGCCTGCCCGTGCTGCGCTTCAGCTTCTCGCCCTACAACGCCATTACCAACACGGTGAACACCAACGACAGCACCGACCTGTTCAAGATCGTTCCCAAGGACGATGGCTACCTGTACGACGGCAAGGTGCTGCCCTTCAAGACCGAGACCCACACCTTCAAGATCCGTCAGGCCGACGGGAGCTTCAAGGATCAGGAACTCACCATCAAGTCCACGGTGCACGGTCCCATCATCCGTACGGATAACGGATCGCCCATCGCCATCCGCGTCGCCGGCCTGGACAAGCCTTACATGCTGGACCAGTACTGGCACATGGACACGGCGCATACCTTCGCCGAGTACGAGACGCAGCTGAAGCGCCTGCAACTGCCCATGTACAACGTCATCTATGCCGACCGCGACGGGCACATCATGTACTTCTTCGCCTCGAACCTGCCCAAGCGCAGCGAAGGCAACTTCTCCTTCTGGAGCGGTACGGTTCCTGGCGACCAGTCCAAGTATCTATGGACGGAAGTTCTGCCCTACGAGAAGCTGCCGAAGGTGATTGACCCGCCATCGGGCTACGTGCAGAACTCCAACGAGCCACCGTGGGACGCAGCCTGGCCCACGATGATCAACCCGGCGGATTATCCCGCCTATGTTGCTCCGTCGTGGCCGCACTTCCGCTCCGATCGAGCCCTGCGCATGCTGAGCGAAGACAAGAAGATCAGCTTCGACATGCTGTTGAGCAAGAAGCTCTCCACCCACATGGAGCTGGCCGACCGCATGCTGCCGGAACTGCTGGAGGCCGTGAATCAGTACGGCACAGACAAGGCAAAGAAGGCCGCTGAACTGCTGAAGAGCTGGGACCGCAATGCCGAGGCCAACAGCAAAGCCGCGCTGCTCTTCTACGTCTGGGCACAGAAGTTCACCAATACGGCTCTTACCGTCTCTACCGCGGCCGGCTCGAAGAACTTCGCGGTGCCGTACAAAATGGACGAGCCGCTGACGACGCCACGCGGCCTGAAGGATCCGAAGTACGCCGCGCAGCTTCTGGACGAGGCCGTGGACGAGACCACCAAGACCTATGGCGCAGTGGATCGCCCGTGGGGCGAGGTAATGCGCTTCCAGATCAACGGCCAGTCCGACGGCAACACCGCGGCCGAGCGCGGTGCTCCGATTGACGGGGTCGACCTGCCCGGCAACGGCGGCTATGGCAACCTGGGCATCTTCCGCGTGATAACCTTCGGCCCCATGAAAGACGGCGTGAAAACACCGGTGCATGGCGACACCATCGTCATGGCCGTGGAGTTCACCAGCAAACCGCACGCCAAGGTCTTCGTCAGCTACGGCAACTGTTCGCAGCCCGGATGCAAGCACCATACGGACCAGCTTCCGCTGATGCGCGACAAGCAGTGGCGCGACCTTTGGCTTAGCCGGAAGGACATTGAAGCCAACCTGGAAGTCCGCGACACGCTCAAATAG
- a CDS encoding VOC family protein, producing the protein MAQTIVPMIHVPDVQATAEWYISTLGFTLTGEHIDCGQMLWARLRYGNGEFMLNINGRSSDAHRREVDLYIFTPGLEALYQRLLGEVEIIEAPHDTEYGMREFILRDCNRFWITFGQPL; encoded by the coding sequence ATGGCACAAACCATCGTCCCCATGATCCACGTTCCGGATGTGCAGGCCACGGCGGAGTGGTACATCTCCACCCTGGGTTTCACGCTGACCGGCGAACATATCGACTGCGGCCAGATGCTGTGGGCGCGGCTCCGTTACGGCAACGGAGAGTTCATGCTGAACATCAACGGCCGCTCCAGCGATGCGCACCGCCGAGAGGTGGACCTGTACATCTTTACCCCGGGGCTGGAGGCGCTTTACCAGCGACTGCTCGGTGAGGTGGAGATTATAGAAGCACCGCACGACACGGAGTACGGCATGCGCGAGTTCATCCTGCGCGACTGCAACCGCTTCTGGATCACCTTCGGCCAGCCCCTTTAG
- a CDS encoding VOC family protein, protein MPNFFRITPFLYVTDMDEAKRFFIDLLGCECWGEHLPSYAYFWREKMAFRVLRVDPDEKAQVLRPGEWSSYVDCEDVAAVVAELAPRLSAWPNMRTHGPVDQAYGQREYMITLPDGHVLVFGQEIRKH, encoded by the coding sequence GTGCCGAATTTTTTCCGCATCACTCCGTTTCTTTATGTCACGGACATGGACGAGGCAAAGCGTTTCTTCATCGACCTGCTGGGGTGTGAGTGCTGGGGCGAACATCTGCCCAGCTATGCCTACTTCTGGCGGGAGAAGATGGCCTTCCGCGTCCTGCGCGTGGACCCTGATGAAAAAGCGCAGGTTCTGCGGCCCGGCGAATGGAGCAGCTACGTCGATTGCGAAGACGTAGCTGCCGTCGTGGCGGAGCTTGCGCCCAGGCTGAGTGCATGGCCCAACATGCGGACGCACGGTCCGGTCGACCAGGCCTACGGACAAAGGGAATACATGATCACACTGCCGGATGGCCATGTACTGGTTTTTGGGCAGGAGATCAGAAAGCATTGA
- a CDS encoding carbohydrate-binding family 9-like protein, translated as MGIPSFCARTLSAGSLALALPLAAAQAPQHYDCRRAAKPLIIDGKLDDRAWKSAPWTTDFVDIEGDAKPKPRFRTRMKMLWDDTYLYLGAELDEPDIKAKLTEHDSVIFHDNDFELFLKPTTGQPGYFEFEINALNTSWDLYLNKPYREGGKADNSWDIPGLKTAVALNGTLNKSDDTDKGWTVEIAIPWTAFGSRLPVERPKPGTEWRVNFSRVEWKAGQPKEDNWVWSQQGAVNMHIPEMWGYLRFR; from the coding sequence ATGGGCATCCCTTCGTTTTGCGCACGCACCCTCTCCGCCGGTTCCCTTGCTCTCGCGCTTCCCTTGGCCGCCGCACAAGCCCCGCAACACTATGACTGCAGACGCGCCGCGAAACCGCTGATCATCGACGGCAAGCTGGATGACCGTGCATGGAAGTCCGCACCCTGGACCACGGACTTTGTCGATATCGAAGGCGATGCCAAACCGAAGCCGCGCTTCCGCACGCGCATGAAGATGCTGTGGGACGATACCTATCTCTACCTTGGCGCGGAGCTGGACGAGCCCGATATCAAGGCAAAGCTTACCGAGCACGACTCCGTCATCTTCCATGACAACGACTTCGAGCTCTTCCTGAAGCCGACCACCGGCCAGCCGGGCTACTTTGAGTTTGAGATCAACGCATTGAACACCTCGTGGGATCTCTACCTGAACAAGCCCTACCGCGAGGGCGGAAAAGCCGACAACTCCTGGGATATCCCCGGCCTGAAGACGGCCGTTGCGCTGAACGGCACCCTGAACAAGAGCGACGACACCGACAAGGGGTGGACCGTCGAGATCGCCATTCCCTGGACGGCCTTCGGCTCACGGCTCCCCGTGGAACGCCCGAAGCCGGGCACCGAGTGGCGCGTCAACTTCAGCCGTGTGGAGTGGAAGGCCGGCCAGCCGAAGGAAGACAACTGGGTGTGGTCGCAGCAGGGCGCCGTGAACATGCACATCCCGGAGATGTGGGGCTACCTGCGCTTCCGCTAG
- a CDS encoding cytochrome c-type biogenesis protein, with amino-acid sequence MRILSQIRVPHVSSLRRGLSHRYFQLGVVLFGMILLMAADDTGTRFNKIGHGMMCVCGCGQILLECNHVGCPDSDRMIGELRTRLASGDGDTPIYNWFASKYGPTVLAAPIRGGFDTVAWVMPVVVFLLATVGTALIVRAWVRRRNNTLTTAEGIVVELPAGEQAKQDAVRERIRRETEY; translated from the coding sequence ATGCGCATTCTGTCACAGATCCGGGTACCCCATGTCTCGTCTTTGAGACGTGGGTTGAGTCATCGCTATTTCCAGCTTGGCGTTGTCCTCTTCGGCATGATTCTTCTGATGGCCGCCGACGACACTGGAACACGCTTCAACAAGATCGGCCACGGCATGATGTGCGTCTGCGGCTGCGGGCAGATTCTGCTGGAGTGCAACCACGTCGGCTGTCCGGACTCCGACCGCATGATCGGCGAGTTGCGCACGCGGCTTGCCAGCGGTGACGGGGATACGCCCATCTACAACTGGTTCGCGTCAAAGTATGGCCCCACCGTACTGGCCGCGCCCATCCGCGGCGGCTTCGACACCGTGGCCTGGGTCATGCCGGTCGTGGTCTTCCTGCTGGCCACCGTTGGCACGGCGCTGATCGTCCGCGCCTGGGTGCGCCGCCGCAACAACACGCTCACGACCGCGGAAGGAATCGTAGTGGAGCTGCCCGCCGGGGAGCAGGCAAAACAGGACGCGGTGCGCGAGCGCATCCGCCGGGAGACGGAGTACTAA